The region CCTTCCAGATTTGGGGACAGTTCAGTCTCACACCACACTGGCCTCCCTTGAGATCTAACTTAACTAAATCTTACAACATCCCAGTCCCATCGGAATTATCAGCTATGACTCCCATGCCCTTCAGAAAACCCCCCAAGAATTGTAGGTCAGACTTCAAGGCTGACAACCAAGGACGCAACACTCTCTGCAGctggccctgccctgagccctaGGAGAGACAGCCACACTGAGAAAGAGGAATCTTGGCCCACAACTATTATGCTTAGTTGTGTACTACTTGCTTTCTTTCTCAAACCATCCAGCAAATCCAAGAGGTAGCAGACTAACCCCACTCCACTGAAAAAAATGAGATGCAGAGAAGTGAAGCAACTTACCTAAAGATGCAAGGAATAACTGGTTGAATTTCTATTCCAGTCTCTGTGCCTTTGCATGTGTCGAGCCCACCCCCTGCAGTGCCTGCTTccttactttttgttgttgttacatgaactcctattcatccttcaagacCTAAATCTAGCTTTTGCTTACCTCTGCAGCTGCCCTGTCCCCCCAGCGAGAGCCCTATTTCTCCCTCTGGAATTCCTAGTCCTGGCTCCCCCTGACCACATGGGGCTGAGAGTGTCTGTCTCTGTGAGAGGGAGGGtcttgggggagggggtcctTCTCACCCAGGAAGGCCTCAGTGTACTCCTTGGTAGCAAGGGTGGCCACCTGTGCCAGCTGTTCTTGGCTCATGCCCTGAAGCTGCGGGTGTGCTGGCTCCAGTCTCTGTAGCAGGATGAGGGTGCCCCAAACCTGCTGGATCAGGGCAGGGGCTGAAGTCAGAGCAGCTCCGTTCTGCCTTCGGAAATTGCTTCGAAATCCTGGGTCTCCAGCCACCCCAGCTCCATAGTACTGGCTCAGGAGGTGGCTGAGGGGTGGCCGGGGCTCAGGGGCCCGGCTCAGGTAGTCTCCAAGGAGGACCCCATCCAGAGCACCATTGAGGAAGGCCGTCGTAAGCAGTGATGCCCCAGGGTCCAGGAGTGTGAAGTTCCTGGGGTTGGAGAGCTGGTCCCAGCAGCCTTCAGCTCCTAGGCCTGGATGGCTCTGGGTCTGGGGGCCCTGGAGGAAGGTCAGGCCCAGGTCTCTGGCCAAGGTAACCACCAGGAGGCTGTCCACGGTGGTTGGAGACTTTGCTTTGGCATCTAGTGAGGAGGTCTGGTTATCTAGAGAGGTGACTTGGACATCTGAAGAGGAATCTCGGACATCTGGAAAGATGGCTCCCATATTGGGATCTGTGGCTCTGACATTTAGAGACATAGCTCCCACATCTGTAGAGCTAACATCTGGAGAGGCATCCCTGAGTCCTGGGGAGGTGGCTCTTACATCAGGAACCACGGCTCCAACATCTGGAAACGTGGCTCCAGCACCTGGAGGGGTGGCTGTGCTGTCCAAGGGCAAGTTTATGACCCTTTGCCTCTGCAGTCCTGCTTTCAGCCCAGCCAGAAGAGGCTCCACAGCCACTGTCGAGCCATCGGGTGCCAGTACCACCCCATATTCCTGCCTGCCCCGCACATCATGTCGAGCCGCCTCCTCAATCAGGCCTCGCAGCTCTGGACTCAGTGCAAGGAGATCCAGCTTGGTGGCTCTGAGACTCTGTCCGTCTAGCAGGAAGTGATGGAGGGGATCGTGAGGACCAGGGTCCTGGGCTGACAGCTGCCACACAGAGGCGGTGTGGCTGGCCTTGGTGACTGGTGCCTTCTGCTCAAGCTCAGCCAGAGCTTGGATGACAGAGTCCATGAGGAAGGGTAGGGATGCTGCAGGAGGAGGGATAGTGTTAGCCTGGCAGCCCAGCACCCCCTGTTCCTgagcctcctgctgctgcttccacATCTTCTCAGTGCTCTCCATCTGACAGCCCTGTGACTCCCAACACCATCCTTGtgtgaatgaggaaactgaggcacagacaacAGGTTAAGGAGCTTAGACTACCTGTGAGCACTGGGGAGCCATGGCAGGTTCATGATCAGGAGTGTTTTAAGATTGCTCCTTTGACTGCCTGTGGAGAATGAATTTTCAGGAGGCTagggtagagagagggaaataacgTGGAGGTGAGCAATAAAGATTGCCAAAGCTAGG is a window of Phyllostomus discolor isolate MPI-MPIP mPhyDis1 chromosome 8, mPhyDis1.pri.v3, whole genome shotgun sequence DNA encoding:
- the PGLYRP2 gene encoding N-acetylmuramoyl-L-alanine amidase, whose amino-acid sequence is MPPRNWNPTTVVQAVLWILLGLWPWPEPGTASLPFLMDSVIQALAELEQKAPVTKASHTASVWQLSAQDPGPHDPLHHFLLDGQSLRATKLDLLALSPELRGLIEEAARHDVRGRQEYGVVLAPDGSTVAVEPLLAGLKAGLQRQRVINLPLDSTATPPGAGATFPDVGAVVPDVRATSPGLRDASPDVSSTDVGAMSLNVRATDPNMGAIFPDVRDSSSDVQVTSLDNQTSSLDAKAKSPTTVDSLLVVTLARDLGLTFLQGPQTQSHPGLGAEGCWDQLSNPRNFTLLDPGASLLTTAFLNGALDGVLLGDYLSRAPEPRPPLSHLLSQYYGAGVAGDPGFRSNFRRQNGAALTSAPALIQQVWGTLILLQRLEPAHPQLQGMSQEQLAQVATLATKEYTEAFLGCPAIHPRCRWGAAPYRGRPKPLRLPLGFLYVHHTYLPASPCTAFERCAAKMRSMQRFHQDTQGWDDIGYSFVVGSDGYVYEGRGWHWVGAHTLGHNSRGFGVAIVGNYTAELPADAALSTVRDVLPRCAVRAGLLRPDYAVLGHRQLVRTECPGDALFHLLSTWPHFDANVKPRIARRASRISKKKLPPVTLPATGLQ